The Lutibacter sp. Hel_I_33_5 genome has a window encoding:
- the trxA gene encoding thioredoxin codes for MALEITDATFDEVVLKSDKPVLVDFWAAWCGPCRMVGPIVDEIHTEYDGKAIVGKVDVDANQEFAAKYGVRNIPTVLIFKNGEVVDKQVGVAPKNVYTGKIDAAL; via the coding sequence ATGGCATTAGAAATAACAGATGCAACGTTTGATGAAGTAGTATTAAAATCAGACAAACCAGTTTTAGTAGATTTTTGGGCAGCTTGGTGTGGACCGTGTAGAATGGTTGGACCTATTGTTGATGAAATTCATACTGAATATGATGGTAAAGCTATTGTTGGTAAAGTAGATGTTGATGCAAACCAAGAATTTGCAGCTAAATACGGTGTAAGAAATATACCTACTGTGTTAATCTTTAAAAACGGAGAAGTTGTAGATAAGCAAGTTGGTGTTGCGCCTAAAAACGTCTACACTGGTAAAATAGACGCAGCTTTATAA
- a CDS encoding antibiotic biosynthesis monooxygenase, with translation MILEVAILNIKEGLSNDFEANFQKAKSIISSMKGYISHELKKCIEEENKYILLVNWETLEDHEIGFRKSEEYKEWKKLLHHFYEPFPTVEHYK, from the coding sequence ATGATTTTAGAAGTAGCCATATTAAACATAAAAGAAGGATTATCTAACGATTTTGAAGCTAATTTTCAAAAGGCAAAATCTATCATTTCTTCTATGAAAGGCTACATTTCTCATGAATTAAAAAAATGTATTGAAGAAGAAAATAAATATATTTTATTGGTGAATTGGGAAACGCTAGAAGATCATGAAATTGGATTTAGAAAATCAGAAGAATATAAAGAATGGAAAAAGTTGTTACATCATTTTTATGAACCCTTTCCAACTGTAGAGCATTATAAATAA
- the metF gene encoding methylenetetrahydrofolate reductase [NAD(P)H] translates to MKVTDHIKKANGKTLFSFEIIPPKKGKSIQELYSNIDPLMEFKPPFIDVTTSREEFIYIEKEGLFDRKITRMRPGTLGICAAIKHKYNVDTVPHVLCGGFTKEETEYLLVDCHYLGINNVMALRGDAMKGEQYFKATKGGHSFATELVAQIQDLNCGNYLHDGVTVDDKSDFCIGVAGYPEKHMEAPSLNTDLMRLKEKVDAGADYVVTQMFFDNKKYFEFVEAAKNIGINVPIIPGIKPLAVKRHLQLLPQVFKIDIPENLIQAIDSCKDNKAVRQVGIEFAIEQSKELLAAGVPVLHYYSMGKSSNIQQIASAIF, encoded by the coding sequence ATGAAAGTAACAGATCACATAAAAAAAGCAAATGGTAAAACATTATTTTCGTTTGAAATAATACCGCCAAAAAAAGGGAAAAGCATTCAGGAATTATATAGCAATATAGATCCGTTAATGGAATTTAAGCCTCCTTTTATTGATGTAACAACTTCTAGAGAAGAGTTTATATATATTGAGAAAGAAGGGCTGTTTGATAGAAAAATTACTAGAATGCGTCCTGGAACTTTGGGAATTTGCGCTGCTATAAAACATAAATATAATGTAGATACTGTTCCGCATGTATTATGTGGTGGTTTCACAAAGGAAGAAACCGAATATTTACTGGTAGATTGTCATTATTTGGGTATTAATAACGTGATGGCTTTACGTGGTGATGCCATGAAAGGTGAGCAATATTTTAAAGCGACCAAAGGCGGACATTCTTTTGCTACTGAGTTAGTTGCTCAAATTCAAGATTTAAATTGCGGGAATTATTTACATGATGGCGTAACTGTTGATGATAAATCTGACTTTTGTATTGGGGTTGCTGGATATCCTGAAAAACACATGGAGGCTCCGTCTTTAAATACTGATTTAATGCGTTTAAAAGAAAAGGTTGATGCTGGAGCAGATTATGTAGTAACTCAGATGTTTTTCGACAATAAAAAGTATTTCGAGTTTGTAGAAGCTGCAAAAAATATTGGGATTAATGTGCCTATTATTCCGGGAATTAAACCTTTAGCAGTAAAAAGGCATTTACAATTATTACCTCAAGTTTTTAAGATTGATATTCCAGAAAATTTAATTCAGGCTATAGATTCATGTAAAGACAATAAAGCAGTAAGGCAAGTGGGTATTGAATTTGCAATTGAACAATCTAAAGAATTGTTAGCTGCAGGTGTGCCTGTTTTACACTACTACTCTATGGGGAAATCTAGCAATATACAGCAAATAGCTTCTGCTATATTCTAA
- a CDS encoding aldose 1-epimerase, with amino-acid sequence MYTIKQNNHHLIIENTQQKVYSKIHLNEGASLQELTLNGHALITDLSPLTYSDTYASSILFPFASRIRDGKYEFNGEKFQLDTNQREEKNALHGLVYNKLFTVLKKEEHNDYAAVLLEYVENDKSQGFPFTYTIQIEYRCTQTELSVKINVKNTDDRVFPFTIGWHPYFNSSDLYSSYLDFNSDKTLTYDAKNITKEVVDFNNDSSFTIEDKQLDNCFLLKDNSVEFTTPKYRFSIESSAKENFLQVYTPPKKNIIAIEPTTGVADSFNNNIGLQTLASNEVYKIDWTLKLKNI; translated from the coding sequence ATGTATACAATAAAACAAAATAATCATCATTTAATAATTGAAAATACACAGCAAAAAGTGTATTCTAAAATTCATTTAAATGAAGGTGCTAGTTTACAAGAATTAACACTTAACGGACATGCATTAATTACTGATTTAAGTCCATTAACGTATAGTGACACCTATGCATCATCAATATTATTTCCTTTTGCGAGTAGAATTAGAGATGGTAAATATGAATTTAATGGAGAAAAATTTCAACTAGATACAAATCAACGAGAAGAAAAAAATGCCTTGCATGGTTTGGTTTATAATAAACTATTTACGGTTCTTAAAAAAGAAGAGCATAATGATTATGCGGCTGTTTTACTAGAATATGTTGAAAATGATAAATCGCAAGGATTTCCTTTTACCTATACGATTCAAATTGAATACAGATGTACGCAAACCGAATTATCAGTAAAAATAAACGTAAAAAATACGGATGATCGTGTTTTTCCATTTACCATTGGATGGCACCCGTATTTTAATAGTAGTGATCTTTATAGTAGTTACCTAGACTTTAATAGTGATAAAACATTAACCTATGATGCAAAAAACATCACTAAAGAAGTTGTAGATTTTAATAATGATTCATCATTTACTATTGAAGACAAACAATTAGACAATTGTTTTCTTTTAAAAGATAACAGTGTAGAATTTACAACACCTAAGTATCGTTTTTCTATTGAATCTAGCGCAAAAGAAAACTTTTTACAAGTGTACACACCACCTAAGAAAAATATAATCGCAATAGAACCAACTACCGGTGTTGCGGATAGCTTTAATAACAATATTGGATTACAAACTTTAGCTTCAAATGAGGTATATAAAATAGATTGGACTTTAAAATTAAAAAACATATAA
- the metH gene encoding methionine synthase, whose product MKINQTKYMKLSGLEPLVLNENSNFINVGERTNVAGSRKFLRLVKEEKFDEALDVARHQVDGGAQIIDINMDDGLIDGKEAMVRFLNLIAAEPDICRVPIMIDSSKWEIIEAGLQVVQGKCVVNSISLKEGEEKFIWEATQIKRYGAAVIVMAFDEVGQADNYERRIEISKRSYDILVDKVGFPSEDIIFDLNIFPVATGMDEHKKNAIDFIEATRWVRQNLPNASVSGGVSNVSFSFRGNNGVREAMHSVFLYHAIQAGMNMGIVNPALLEVYDDIPKDLLEHVEDVILNRRDDATERLLDFAETVKGSKVEKGLDLSWRENPTQDRITHALVKGIDAFIVEDVETARQESEKPIDVIEGHLMIGMNVVGDLFGAGKMFLPQVVKSARVMKKAVAYLNPFIEAEKTEKQEPVGKILMATVKGDVHDIGKNIVSVVLACNNYEIVDLGVMVPPEKIIATAKEQNVDVIGLSGLITPSLDEMVYLAKEMERQNFTIPLLIGGATTSKAHTAVKIDTQYKNAVVHVNDASRAVTVVGDLLNKKTSQEYVTNMKKDYDLFREKFLKRGKTKSYISIEEARKRKFKIDWETTNITKPNELGVQTLEQLSLKELIPYIDWSPFFRSWDLHGKYPSILEDKVVGEQARSLFNDAQDMLNKIVANQSFKPKGIFGLFEANTINDDDISVQKNEKEIAVFRTLRQQLKKRDGIPSFGLADFVAPKESNKKDYVGAFCTAIFGADELAKSYKENLDDYNAIMTQALADRFAEAFAEYLHHRVRTQHWGYASDENLSNEDFIKETYKGIRPAPGYPACPDHLEKETIWELLNVENKIGVTLTESLAMWPGAAVSGFYFANEESKYFGLGKITQDQVIDFADRKGITLEKANKWLHPNLAEE is encoded by the coding sequence ATGAAGATTAATCAAACAAAATACATGAAACTATCTGGTTTAGAACCTTTGGTTCTAAACGAAAACAGTAATTTCATAAACGTCGGAGAACGAACAAATGTAGCAGGATCACGTAAATTTCTTCGTTTAGTAAAAGAAGAAAAATTTGATGAAGCGTTAGATGTAGCACGTCATCAAGTGGATGGTGGTGCGCAAATTATTGACATTAATATGGACGATGGTCTTATTGATGGAAAAGAGGCCATGGTTCGTTTTTTGAATTTAATTGCTGCCGAACCTGATATTTGTAGAGTACCTATAATGATTGACAGCTCCAAGTGGGAAATCATTGAAGCTGGATTACAAGTAGTACAAGGAAAATGTGTTGTAAATTCAATTTCATTAAAAGAAGGAGAAGAAAAATTCATTTGGGAAGCTACTCAAATTAAACGTTATGGTGCAGCTGTAATTGTAATGGCTTTTGATGAAGTTGGACAAGCGGATAATTACGAACGTAGAATTGAAATTTCAAAACGTTCTTATGATATTTTAGTTGATAAAGTAGGTTTTCCTTCCGAAGATATTATTTTCGATTTAAACATTTTTCCTGTAGCTACAGGAATGGATGAACATAAAAAAAATGCCATCGATTTTATTGAAGCAACCCGTTGGGTGCGTCAAAACTTACCAAATGCTAGTGTTAGTGGAGGTGTGAGTAATGTGTCTTTTTCTTTTAGAGGAAATAATGGTGTACGTGAAGCAATGCACTCAGTGTTTTTATACCACGCAATTCAAGCTGGCATGAATATGGGGATTGTGAATCCAGCGCTTTTAGAAGTGTATGACGATATTCCAAAAGATTTATTAGAACATGTTGAAGATGTTATTTTAAACCGAAGAGATGATGCTACCGAACGTTTATTAGACTTTGCAGAAACTGTAAAAGGATCAAAAGTTGAAAAAGGATTGGATTTATCTTGGCGAGAAAATCCAACACAAGATCGTATTACTCATGCTTTAGTAAAAGGTATTGATGCTTTTATAGTCGAAGATGTAGAAACGGCAAGACAAGAATCTGAAAAACCTATAGATGTTATTGAAGGTCATTTAATGATTGGTATGAATGTGGTAGGTGATTTATTCGGCGCTGGTAAAATGTTTTTACCGCAAGTGGTAAAATCAGCACGTGTAATGAAAAAAGCAGTTGCTTATTTAAATCCATTTATTGAAGCCGAAAAAACAGAAAAACAAGAACCTGTTGGAAAAATATTAATGGCAACCGTAAAAGGTGATGTACATGATATTGGTAAAAATATTGTAAGCGTAGTACTAGCCTGTAACAACTATGAAATAGTTGATTTAGGTGTAATGGTACCACCAGAAAAAATTATTGCAACTGCAAAAGAACAAAATGTAGATGTTATAGGTTTAAGTGGTTTGATTACTCCATCATTAGACGAAATGGTGTACTTAGCAAAAGAAATGGAGCGTCAAAACTTTACCATTCCGTTATTAATTGGTGGTGCAACAACCTCTAAAGCTCATACAGCTGTTAAAATAGATACCCAATATAAAAATGCGGTAGTTCATGTAAATGATGCATCAAGAGCGGTAACTGTTGTAGGTGATTTATTAAACAAGAAAACGTCGCAAGAATATGTGACTAATATGAAAAAAGACTATGATTTGTTCCGTGAAAAGTTTTTAAAACGCGGAAAAACAAAATCATATATTTCTATAGAAGAAGCACGTAAGCGAAAATTTAAAATAGATTGGGAAACAACCAATATTACAAAACCTAACGAATTAGGCGTTCAAACTTTAGAACAACTAAGTTTAAAAGAATTAATCCCATATATTGATTGGAGTCCGTTTTTTAGAAGTTGGGACTTACATGGTAAATATCCATCTATTTTAGAAGATAAGGTTGTAGGTGAACAAGCAAGGAGTTTATTTAATGATGCTCAGGACATGTTGAATAAAATTGTTGCAAATCAATCTTTTAAGCCTAAAGGGATTTTTGGATTATTTGAAGCAAACACCATAAATGACGATGATATCTCGGTTCAAAAAAACGAAAAAGAAATTGCAGTGTTTAGAACACTACGTCAGCAATTAAAAAAACGTGATGGTATACCTAGTTTCGGATTAGCCGATTTTGTTGCCCCAAAAGAAAGTAATAAAAAAGATTATGTTGGTGCATTTTGTACCGCTATTTTTGGAGCTGATGAATTAGCAAAATCGTATAAAGAAAATCTAGACGATTATAATGCTATTATGACACAAGCATTAGCAGATCGATTTGCTGAAGCTTTTGCAGAATATTTACATCATCGTGTTAGAACCCAACATTGGGGTTATGCAAGTGACGAAAATTTAAGTAACGAAGATTTTATAAAGGAAACCTATAAAGGAATTAGACCAGCACCAGGTTACCCTGCATGTCCAGATCATTTAGAAAAAGAAACGATTTGGGAATTATTGAATGTAGAAAACAAAATTGGTGTAACCTTAACGGAAAGTTTAGCCATGTGGCCTGGAGCTGCAGTATCTGGTTTTTATTTTGCAAATGAAGAATCTAAATATTTTGGTTTAGGAAAAATTACTCAAGATCAAGTAATTGATTTTGCAGATAGAAAAGGAATCACTTTAGAAAAAGCGAACAAATGGTTACATCCTAATTTAGCGGAAGAGTAA
- a CDS encoding homocysteine S-methyltransferase family protein, with product MSDIYKELQKRILVLDGAMGTMLQAYKFTEEDFRGERFKDYATPLQGNNDLLSITQPEAIKTIHGKYFEAGADIVETNTFSGTTIAMADYQMEDLVYELNYQSAKIAKEVADEFTAKEPHKPRFVAGSIGPTNRTASMSPDVNDPGYRAVTFDELRIAYKQQTEALLDGGADLLLIETVFDTLNAKAALFAVEEVKSERNIEVPIMLSGTITDASGRTLSGQTAEAFLISVSHIPLLSVGFNCALGANLLQPHLEAIANKTDFAVSAHPNAGLPNAFGEYDETPEEMGEQIEEYLKKNLINIIGGCCGTSPAHIKVIADIAAKYKPRHAELVSAS from the coding sequence ATGTCAGATATTTATAAAGAATTACAAAAAAGAATTTTAGTTTTAGATGGTGCAATGGGGACCATGCTTCAAGCCTATAAATTTACAGAAGAAGATTTTCGTGGCGAACGTTTTAAAGATTACGCAACGCCACTACAAGGGAACAATGATTTGTTGTCAATTACGCAGCCGGAAGCCATAAAAACAATTCACGGAAAGTATTTTGAAGCAGGTGCAGATATTGTAGAAACCAATACATTTTCAGGAACTACAATAGCAATGGCCGATTACCAAATGGAAGATTTGGTGTATGAATTGAATTATCAATCTGCAAAAATAGCAAAAGAAGTTGCTGATGAATTTACCGCTAAAGAACCTCATAAACCTCGATTTGTTGCAGGATCAATAGGGCCAACAAACCGAACAGCAAGCATGTCTCCAGATGTAAATGACCCTGGATACAGAGCTGTAACATTTGATGAATTACGCATAGCATATAAACAGCAAACAGAAGCATTGCTTGATGGCGGTGCCGATTTACTTTTAATAGAAACAGTGTTTGATACGTTAAACGCTAAAGCAGCATTATTTGCTGTAGAAGAAGTAAAATCAGAACGAAATATTGAAGTCCCAATAATGCTAAGCGGAACAATTACAGATGCTTCAGGCAGAACATTATCAGGACAAACAGCCGAAGCTTTTTTAATATCTGTCTCCCATATTCCTTTATTATCGGTAGGATTCAATTGTGCTTTAGGTGCAAATTTATTGCAGCCTCACCTAGAAGCTATAGCCAATAAAACAGATTTTGCAGTTTCTGCACATCCAAATGCTGGATTGCCAAACGCTTTTGGAGAATATGATGAAACACCAGAAGAAATGGGGGAACAAATTGAAGAATATCTAAAAAAAAATTTAATTAATATTATAGGTGGTTGTTGTGGTACAAGTCCAGCGCATATTAAAGTAATAGCTGATATCGCAGCAAAATACAAACCACGTCATGCTGAATTAGTTTCGGCTTCATAA
- a CDS encoding YegP family protein — protein sequence MFERAVAKDGSPYFNLKSSNGQVIGNSEMYSNDGAMENGIASVKKNAPDASVEEV from the coding sequence ATGTTTGAAAGGGCAGTAGCAAAAGATGGAAGTCCTTACTTCAACTTAAAATCGTCTAACGGACAAGTTATTGGAAATAGCGAAATGTATTCTAATGATGGAGCTATGGAAAACGGAATTGCTTCTGTTAAGAAAAACGCGCCTGATGCTTCTGTAGAAGAGGTATAG
- a CDS encoding GntR family transcriptional regulator — protein MDFISINKDISTPKYKQIIDSIENAIIEGLLKKEDKIPSINDIKNSYQLSRDTVLFAFNELKNRGIIKSVVGKGYYVASENVTVIQKIFLLFDELNSFKEDLYNSFLKHLGNDVQVDIYFHHFNENIFSKLIQDNQGDYNYFVIMPANLKNTNDDIKKLANDKVYILDQIHDDLTDYPAIYQNFEKALFNNLTKIVNDIKKYQKLVLVFSKEKQPEGILNGFTTFCEANSISFEIINSFDNRAIEKGELYIILDDKNLLRVIKKMKEEKLTLAKDIGVISYNDTLLKEIVEGGITTISTDFNAMGKRLAEMILNKEKTQIENPNNIIIRNSI, from the coding sequence ATGGATTTTATTTCGATAAATAAAGATATTAGCACCCCTAAATATAAGCAAATCATTGACTCTATTGAAAATGCTATTATTGAAGGATTGCTAAAAAAAGAAGATAAAATTCCATCAATAAACGATATTAAAAACAGTTATCAATTATCAAGAGATACTGTTTTATTTGCGTTTAATGAATTAAAAAACAGAGGTATCATTAAATCTGTAGTTGGAAAAGGGTATTATGTAGCAAGTGAAAATGTTACTGTTATTCAAAAAATATTTTTACTTTTTGATGAGTTAAATTCCTTTAAAGAAGACTTATATAATTCTTTTTTAAAACACTTAGGCAATGATGTTCAAGTTGATATTTATTTCCATCATTTTAATGAAAATATTTTCAGCAAGCTGATTCAAGACAATCAAGGTGATTATAATTATTTTGTAATTATGCCAGCGAATTTAAAAAACACCAATGATGATATTAAAAAATTAGCGAATGATAAAGTTTATATTTTAGATCAAATTCATGATGACTTAACTGATTATCCAGCGATTTATCAAAATTTCGAAAAAGCGCTTTTTAATAACTTAACTAAGATAGTAAACGACATAAAAAAGTATCAAAAGCTAGTATTGGTTTTTTCTAAAGAAAAACAACCAGAAGGTATTCTTAATGGGTTTACAACTTTTTGTGAAGCAAATTCGATCTCTTTTGAAATTATAAATTCTTTTGATAACAGAGCAATAGAAAAAGGTGAACTCTACATTATTCTTGATGATAAAAATTTATTGAGAGTAATTAAAAAAATGAAAGAAGAAAAACTAACGCTTGCAAAAGACATCGGGGTGATTTCCTATAATGACACGTTACTAAAAGAAATTGTTGAGGGTGGTATCACTACTATTTCTACAGATTTTAATGCGATGGGGAAACGTTTGGCAGAAATGATTTTAAATAAAGAAAAAACTCAAATTGAGAATCCAAATAATATAATAATTAGAAATTCTATTTAA
- a CDS encoding sodium/sugar symporter: protein MTSGFHFWDYVIFIAYGVLILGVGLWVSRDKKGHQKNAEDYFLASKSLPWWAIGASLIAANISAEQFIGMSGSGFALGLAIASYEWMAAITLIIVGKYFLPIFIEKGLYTIPEFVEKRFSTNLKTILAVFWIALYVFVNLASVLYLGGLAIETIMGVDMIYAVIGLALFAAAYSLYGGLSAVAWTDVIQVVFLVLGGMATTYIALNTVSGGEGVMAGFSKVMEAAPDKFHMILDEANENYNNLPGIWVLVGGLWVANIYYWGFNQYIIQRTLAAKSLKESQKGILLAAGLKIVIPLIVVVPGIAAYVMVNDPAIMATLGEAGTLSLPSAEQADKAYPWLLQFLPTGLKGVAFAALAAAIVSSLASMLNSTSTIFTMDIYKQYINKNANDKQTVNVGRISAAVALIIAVIMAPLLGGIDQAFQFIQEWTGVVSPGILAVFILGLFWKKTTNNAAIWGAVLSIPIALALKYIPIAALEPWMHQMGLTAVLTMLVIIVISYLQNKGADDEKGIPLSKELFKTSPLFNIVSIVISIITAVLYCLFW from the coding sequence ATGACTAGTGGATTTCATTTTTGGGATTACGTAATTTTCATTGCCTATGGTGTACTTATACTTGGTGTTGGATTATGGGTTTCGAGAGATAAAAAAGGGCATCAAAAAAATGCTGAAGATTACTTTTTAGCGAGTAAATCTTTACCATGGTGGGCAATTGGTGCTTCATTAATTGCAGCCAATATTTCGGCAGAACAGTTTATAGGAATGTCAGGTTCTGGTTTTGCATTAGGACTAGCAATCGCTTCATATGAGTGGATGGCAGCCATTACCTTAATTATTGTAGGTAAGTATTTTCTACCTATTTTTATTGAAAAAGGACTGTATACAATTCCAGAATTTGTAGAGAAGCGTTTTTCTACCAATTTAAAAACGATACTTGCAGTTTTCTGGATTGCCTTATATGTATTTGTTAACCTTGCATCTGTATTGTATTTAGGTGGTTTAGCCATTGAAACAATTATGGGAGTAGATATGATTTACGCCGTAATTGGTTTAGCATTATTTGCAGCAGCATATTCTTTATATGGTGGTTTATCTGCGGTTGCTTGGACAGATGTAATACAAGTTGTTTTTCTTGTTTTAGGTGGTATGGCTACAACGTATATAGCTTTAAATACAGTATCTGGAGGCGAAGGAGTGATGGCAGGATTTTCTAAAGTGATGGAAGCTGCACCAGATAAATTTCATATGATTTTAGATGAAGCAAACGAGAACTATAATAATTTACCTGGTATTTGGGTATTAGTTGGTGGTCTTTGGGTTGCAAACATTTATTACTGGGGATTCAATCAGTATATCATACAAAGAACATTAGCAGCTAAATCTTTAAAAGAATCTCAAAAAGGTATTTTATTAGCAGCAGGATTAAAAATTGTAATTCCATTAATTGTTGTTGTACCTGGTATTGCGGCGTATGTTATGGTGAATGATCCAGCGATTATGGCTACTTTAGGAGAAGCAGGAACATTAAGTTTACCATCTGCAGAACAAGCAGATAAAGCATATCCTTGGTTATTACAGTTTTTACCAACTGGACTTAAAGGTGTGGCTTTTGCAGCATTAGCAGCAGCAATTGTATCTTCTTTAGCGTCTATGTTAAATTCGACTTCTACTATTTTTACGATGGATATTTATAAGCAATACATTAATAAAAATGCAAATGATAAGCAGACTGTAAATGTTGGTAGAATTTCTGCCGCAGTAGCATTAATTATTGCAGTGATTATGGCCCCTTTATTAGGAGGTATAGATCAAGCATTTCAATTTATCCAAGAATGGACTGGAGTAGTAAGTCCTGGTATTTTAGCAGTATTTATTTTAGGATTATTCTGGAAGAAAACAACTAATAATGCAGCGATTTGGGGAGCAGTTTTATCAATTCCTATTGCGTTAGCTTTAAAATACATACCTATTGCAGCTTTAGAGCCATGGATGCATCAAATGGGCTTAACAGCGGTATTAACTATGCTAGTAATTATTGTAATTAGTTATTTACAAAATAAAGGAGCAGATGATGAAAAAGGAATACCTTTAAGTAAAGAGTTGTTTAAAACATCACCATTATTTAATATTGTTTCTATTGTAATTTCTATTATTACAGCTGTATTATATTGCCTTTTCTGGTAA
- a CDS encoding DUF58 domain-containing protein, with protein sequence MNLSETKSSEIKNLDLLAKQVVEGFITGKHKSPFHGFSVEFSEHKLYNKGESTRHIDWKLFAKTEKLYTKKYEEETNLRCHIIIDNSASMHYPVVKNQSIDSLNKIGFSAIAAASLMEILKRQRDAVGLSIYSDTYEYYAPEKGSERHRKMILHQLDQLLTSETTKGTKTYQYLHEIAEKIHRRSLIFLFTDMFQTTKEKEELLESLRHLKHNKHEVVLFHTYDGKTEFDFNFDDSPKKFIDIETGEEINLYAQNIQKEYTNLVTEYFKELKNKCLQYKIDYVPVDINLGFHQILTTYLVSRKKMM encoded by the coding sequence ATGAATCTTTCAGAAACAAAATCTTCAGAAATTAAAAACTTAGACTTGTTAGCTAAACAAGTTGTTGAGGGTTTTATAACGGGTAAACATAAAAGTCCGTTTCATGGATTTTCTGTTGAATTTTCTGAACACAAATTATATAACAAAGGAGAAAGTACGCGTCATATTGATTGGAAGCTTTTTGCCAAGACCGAAAAACTCTACACTAAAAAATACGAAGAGGAAACTAATTTACGTTGTCATATTATTATTGATAATTCTGCTTCGATGCATTATCCAGTTGTAAAAAATCAATCTATCGATTCTTTAAACAAAATTGGTTTTTCTGCAATAGCCGCTGCTTCTTTAATGGAGATTTTAAAACGCCAGAGAGACGCTGTTGGATTAAGTATTTATTCTGACACCTATGAGTATTACGCCCCGGAAAAAGGAAGTGAACGCCACAGAAAGATGATTTTACATCAACTTGATCAATTATTAACTTCTGAAACAACAAAAGGAACAAAGACGTATCAATATTTACATGAAATTGCAGAAAAGATCCATAGAAGATCTTTAATTTTTTTGTTTACGGATATGTTCCAAACCACCAAAGAAAAGGAGGAACTTTTAGAGTCACTTCGTCATCTAAAGCACAATAAACATGAAGTCGTTTTGTTTCATACATACGATGGAAAGACTGAATTTGACTTTAATTTTGATGATTCGCCTAAAAAATTCATAGATATTGAGACTGGCGAAGAAATTAATTTATATGCTCAAAATATTCAAAAAGAATACACAAATTTAGTTACCGAATATTTTAAAGAATTAAAAAACAAATGCTTACAATATAAAATAGATTATGTTCCTGTAGATATCAATCTAGGCTTTCATCAAATATTAACTACTTATTTGGTGAGCAGAAAAAAAATGATGTAA